One genomic region from Argentina anserina chromosome 2, drPotAnse1.1, whole genome shotgun sequence encodes:
- the LOC126784069 gene encoding nicotine N-demethylase CYP82E3-like — MTKKRDVALSIKQEDREQGCCTPSIVSLTWILSLLLNNKRTLKLSQEELDRTVGRHRWVQDTDIKNLVYLQAIVKETLRLYPPAPLSLPHVAMEDCKVGGFHIPKGTHLFVNLWKLHRNPSVWASPEVFSPERFLTSQANVDASGQHFEFIPFGAGRRICPGITFAFQIMHITVARFIQGFELATPLDMRAVDMTEGLGITLPRATALEVILTPRLASGLYIDMGDTNHKISTISKDVVK; from the coding sequence ATGACAAAAAAGAGGGATGTTGCACTCAGCATAAAACAAGAAGACAGAGAACAGGGATGTTGCACTCCCTCAATAGTTAGCTTAACATGGATTCTCTCTTTACTACTAAACAACAAACGTACTTTGAAGCTATCCCAAGAAGAATTAGATCGAACAGTTGGTAGACATAGATGGGTGCAAGACACTGACATTAAAAATCTGGTGTACCTCCAAGCCATTGTCAAAGAAACACTGCGTCTATATCCACCAGCTCCACTCTCTCTTCCACATGTAGCAATGGAGGACTGCAAAGTCGGCGGCTTTCACATTCCAAAGGGCACTCATTTGTTTGTGAATCTGTGGAAGTTACATAGAAACCCAAGTGTGTGGGCCAGCCCTGAAGTGTTTTCACCAGAAAGATTTCTTACAAGCCAAGCAAACGTAGACGCTTCAGGTCAACATTTTGAGTTCATTCCTTTTGGGGCTGGGAGGAGAATTTGCCCAGGTATCACTTTTGCATTTCAGATTATGCATATAACAGTTGCGAGGTTTATTCAAGGGTTCGAGTTGGCAACACCATTGGACATGAGAGCAGTTGATATGACTGAAGGATTAGGGATTACTTTGCCAAGGGCAACTGCACTAGAAGTTATCCTAACCCCACGCTTGGCTTCTGGATTATATATCGACATGGGTGACACTAATCACAAAATTAGTACTATTTCCAAGGATGTGGTCAAATAA